A single genomic interval of Syntrophaceae bacterium harbors:
- a CDS encoding fumarate hydratase has protein sequence MREIQAEQIVRAVRDLFIDANCNLGEDVLAAFDRAIETDESPVAREVIRELKENARIARDEQSPICQDTGLAVLFVEVGQDVHVTGGGLKEALNEGVRKGYGEGYLRKSACHPFTRANTKDNTPAVIHFDIVPGDRIRIVAVPKGGGAENMSRVDMLSPSAGLEGIKEFVVRRIEASGSNPCPPTVVGVGVGGTFERSALLAKKALTRRIGERNADPELAKVEIEVLERINRLGIGPMGYGGNTTALDVFFEVEPCHIASLPVAVNVQCHAMRHKETVL, from the coding sequence ATTCAGGCTGAGCAAATCGTGCGGGCCGTGCGCGACCTCTTCATCGACGCCAACTGCAATCTCGGCGAGGACGTGCTCGCGGCCTTCGACCGGGCCATCGAGACGGACGAGTCCCCCGTGGCCCGCGAGGTCATCCGGGAGCTCAAGGAGAATGCCCGCATCGCCCGGGACGAGCAGTCCCCCATCTGCCAGGACACGGGGCTTGCCGTTCTCTTCGTCGAGGTCGGCCAGGATGTGCACGTGACGGGAGGCGGCCTGAAGGAGGCCCTCAACGAGGGGGTCCGGAAGGGCTACGGCGAAGGCTACCTGCGCAAATCCGCCTGCCACCCCTTCACGCGGGCCAACACGAAGGACAACACGCCCGCCGTGATCCACTTCGACATCGTGCCCGGCGACCGCATCCGGATCGTGGCCGTCCCGAAGGGCGGGGGCGCGGAGAACATGAGCCGCGTGGACATGCTCTCCCCCTCTGCGGGGCTCGAGGGGATCAAGGAGTTTGTCGTGCGGCGCATCGAGGCCTCGGGTTCGAACCCCTGCCCGCCCACGGTGGTGGGTGTCGGGGTCGGCGGCACCTTCGAGCGCTCGGCTCTTCTCGCAAAGAAGGCCCTCACAAGGCGCATCGGCGAGCGAAACGCCGACCCGGAGCTCGCGAAGGTCGAAATCGAGGTCCTGGAACGGATCAACAGGCTGGGCATCGGGCCCATGGGCTACGGCGGCAACACGACGGCGCTCGACGTCTTCTTCGAGGTCGAGCCCTGCCACATCGCAAGCCTCCCCGTGGCGGTGAACGTCCAGTGCCATGCGATGCGGCACAAGGAAACCGTCCTCTAG
- a CDS encoding Fe-S-containing hydro-lyase: MAEIRLKTPLTEGDVEKLGIGDRVLLTGVLYSARDAAHKRLFDLIQAGKDLPVDIRGQVIYYVGPAPAKPGRPIGSAGPTTSYRMDPYAPKLMEMGLKGMIGKGNRGAEVVEAMKKYKAVYFGATGGAGALLARSIRKAETVAYEDLGPEAIQRLEVEDFPVVVINDTKGNDLYVEGAKKYRR; this comes from the coding sequence ATGGCTGAAATCAGACTGAAGACCCCGCTGACCGAGGGGGATGTGGAGAAGCTCGGGATCGGCGACAGGGTGCTCCTCACGGGGGTGCTCTACTCGGCACGCGATGCGGCGCACAAGCGGCTCTTCGACCTCATCCAGGCGGGGAAGGATCTTCCCGTCGACATCCGCGGGCAGGTGATCTACTACGTGGGCCCGGCGCCGGCAAAGCCCGGCAGGCCCATCGGCTCGGCGGGCCCGACGACGAGCTACCGGATGGACCCCTATGCCCCCAAACTCATGGAGATGGGCCTCAAGGGCATGATCGGCAAGGGAAACCGCGGGGCCGAGGTGGTGGAGGCCATGAAGAAGTACAAGGCCGTCTACTTCGGCGCCACGGGCGGGGCGGGGGCCCTGCTGGCCCGCAGCATCCGGAAGGCGGAGACCGTCGCCTACGAAGACCTCGGGCCCGAGGCCATCCAGCGCCTGGAGGTGGAGGACTTCCCCGTCGTCGTCATCAACGACACGAAGGGAAACGATCTGTACGTCGAGGGGGCGAAAAAGTATCGAAGGTGA
- a CDS encoding C4-dicarboxylate ABC transporter has translation MEFLGVSLAAWMSILALTIVIIISCVNEELHVGNLSIAFAIIVGAVFMNMAASKVVAGFPLSLFMILVGVTFMFAMAQVNGTLGKITSYCIRICGGNMMLLPFIIYFLTIFITTIGPGNIAGVALLAPITMAIAGQVGMSAFCMTLIVVGAANSACFSPFAPTGIISHGLIERMGPQIPGLFDQYSLAALDWKVYFNSIIAQGIVVIPGFLIFGGWKWMMQHKGKTVDINTIAPKPEPFTKQQWFTTICIVVLIFMVVVPALPGMKAYFPKWMLLMASNVGTVGFVLGGLMMLFNIADSKAAIKTMPWFVIMMVCGVTVLIEIMEKSGGLNAMTKAIAAFSGPTTVHFWLGLVTGVISAYSSSSGVVMPAFLPLVPGLLKLVPGADPVGMISSINVGAHLVDASPLSTLGALCIACAAEHEDKQKLFRNLLIWGLSMSIVGAVICWLFFGILGI, from the coding sequence ATGGAATTTCTCGGCGTATCCCTGGCGGCCTGGATGTCCATCCTGGCCTTGACCATCGTCATCATCATCAGCTGCGTGAACGAGGAGCTTCACGTCGGCAACTTGAGCATCGCCTTCGCGATCATCGTCGGGGCAGTCTTCATGAACATGGCGGCCTCCAAGGTCGTGGCGGGCTTTCCGCTGAGCCTCTTCATGATATTGGTCGGCGTGACCTTCATGTTCGCCATGGCCCAAGTCAACGGGACGCTCGGTAAAATCACCAGTTACTGTATCCGCATCTGCGGCGGCAACATGATGCTGCTGCCCTTCATCATCTACTTCCTGACGATCTTCATCACCACGATCGGCCCGGGCAACATCGCCGGTGTCGCGCTGCTGGCGCCCATCACCATGGCCATCGCGGGCCAGGTGGGGATGTCGGCCTTCTGCATGACGCTCATCGTCGTCGGGGCCGCCAACTCGGCCTGCTTCTCGCCGTTTGCCCCCACGGGGATCATCTCCCACGGCCTCATCGAGAGGATGGGGCCGCAGATCCCCGGCCTCTTCGACCAGTACTCACTGGCCGCACTCGACTGGAAGGTCTACTTCAACTCCATCATCGCGCAGGGCATCGTCGTCATCCCCGGCTTCCTCATCTTCGGCGGCTGGAAGTGGATGATGCAGCACAAGGGCAAGACGGTGGACATCAACACGATCGCCCCGAAGCCCGAACCCTTCACGAAGCAGCAGTGGTTCACCACGATCTGCATCGTCGTCCTGATCTTCATGGTCGTCGTGCCGGCCCTGCCCGGCATGAAGGCGTACTTCCCGAAGTGGATGCTCCTGATGGCCTCCAACGTGGGCACCGTCGGGTTCGTCCTGGGCGGCCTGATGATGCTGTTCAACATCGCCGACAGCAAGGCGGCCATCAAGACGATGCCCTGGTTCGTCATCATGATGGTCTGCGGCGTCACCGTGCTCATCGAGATCATGGAGAAGTCGGGAGGCCTCAATGCCATGACGAAGGCCATCGCGGCCTTTTCGGGCCCCACGACGGTGCACTTCTGGCTGGGTCTCGTGACGGGCGTCATCTCGGCCTACTCGAGCTCCTCCGGCGTCGTCATGCCGGCCTTCCTGCCTCTGGTGCCGGGGCTCCTGAAGCTTGTACCGGGCGCGGATCCCGTCGGCATGATCTCGTCGATCAACGTCGGCGCGCACCTCGTCGACGCCTCGCCGCTCTCCACGCTGGGCGCGCTCTGCATCGCCTGCGCGGCCGAGCACGAGGACAAGCAGAAGCTCTTCCGCAATCTGCTGATCTGGGGGCTCTCGATGTCCATCGTCGGCGCCGTCATCTGCTGGCTCTTCTTCGGCATCCTGGGCATCTAG
- a CDS encoding acetyl-CoA carboxylase biotin carboxyl carrier protein subunit: MAIDVVAPMPGTIKEIIVKAGDAVKEDEELIILEAMKMENPIVAPGNGTVQEIKVKEGDKVNTSQVLMVLG, from the coding sequence ATGGCAATCGACGTTGTAGCCCCGATGCCCGGCACGATCAAGGAGATCATCGTGAAGGCGGGCGATGCGGTGAAGGAGGACGAGGAGCTGATCATCCTCGAGGCCATGAAGATGGAGAACCCCATCGTGGCCCCCGGCAACGGCACGGTGCAGGAGATCAAGGTCAAGGAAGGGGACAAGGTCAACACCAGCCAGGTCCTCATGGTGCTCGGATAA
- a CDS encoding sodium ion-translocating decarboxylase subunit beta → MLEAIIAGLGGLVIGFKFLFVNWQNLIMLGVGGVLLWLGIKKDCEPLLLVPIGFGCILVNIPMSDVMLKDGFIRTIYDAGVDTELFPLLIFIGIGAMTDFGPVLAQPYTFLLGAAGQFGIFLTLLVALWLGFPKLDAVSIGIIGACDGPTAIYVTSKYAPHLLGAVAVAAYSYMSLVPVIQPPIMRLLTTEKEKKTVMKYTAKPVSKTTKLLFPIVITVVGGCIAPKGLPLLATIMLGNLMRESGVVARLTGAAENEIANVVTLFLGLSIGATMAGPAFIRAETLIILALGFMAICLDTVCGVLFGKLLYVVTGGKINPLIGAAGISAFPMAARVVQKVGSQYNKKSYLLMHAMGANAGGQIGSVIAAAVMLSVLAGMGVIR, encoded by the coding sequence ATGCTGGAAGCGATCATTGCGGGACTGGGCGGGCTGGTTATCGGCTTCAAGTTTTTGTTTGTCAACTGGCAGAACCTGATCATGCTGGGCGTGGGCGGGGTGCTGCTGTGGCTGGGGATCAAGAAGGACTGCGAGCCGCTGTTGCTGGTGCCGATCGGGTTCGGCTGCATTTTGGTCAACATCCCGATGTCGGACGTCATGTTGAAGGACGGCTTCATCCGGACGATCTACGACGCGGGGGTGGACACGGAGCTCTTTCCGCTGCTGATCTTCATCGGCATCGGGGCGATGACGGACTTTGGTCCGGTGCTGGCGCAGCCCTACACGTTTCTCTTGGGGGCGGCGGGGCAGTTCGGGATCTTCCTGACGCTGCTGGTGGCGCTGTGGCTGGGCTTTCCGAAGCTCGACGCGGTCTCGATCGGGATCATCGGGGCCTGCGACGGTCCGACGGCGATCTACGTGACCTCGAAGTACGCCCCGCACCTGCTGGGGGCGGTGGCGGTGGCGGCCTACTCGTACATGTCGCTGGTGCCGGTGATCCAGCCGCCGATCATGCGCCTGCTGACCACGGAGAAGGAGAAGAAGACGGTGATGAAGTACACCGCCAAGCCGGTTTCGAAGACCACGAAGCTGCTCTTCCCGATCGTGATCACGGTGGTGGGGGGCTGCATTGCGCCCAAGGGCCTGCCGCTGCTGGCGACGATCATGCTGGGCAACCTCATGAGGGAGTCCGGGGTGGTGGCGCGGCTCACGGGGGCGGCGGAGAACGAGATCGCCAACGTGGTGACGCTCTTCCTGGGTCTCTCGATCGGGGCGACGATGGCGGGCCCGGCCTTCATCCGGGCCGAGACGCTGATCATTTTGGCGCTGGGCTTCATGGCGATCTGCCTGGACACGGTCTGCGGGGTGCTGTTCGGCAAGCTGCTCTACGTGGTGACGGGCGGCAAGATCAACCCGCTGATCGGCGCGGCGGGGATCTCGGCCTTCCCGATGGCGGCCCGGGTGGTGCAGAAGGTGGGTTCGCAGTATAATAAAAAGAGTTACCTGTTGATGCACGCCATGGGGGCCAACGCCGGCGGGCAGATCGGCTCGGTGATCGCCGCGGCCGTCATGCTCTCCGTGCTGGCCGGCATGGGCGTGATCCGGTAA
- a CDS encoding methylmalonyl-CoA carboxyltransferase: MRAREQKIELGGGAKALEKVKATGRLTARERLARLFDAGSFVEMDKFVEHRCTNFGMDKMEVPGEGVVTGYGMVNGRTVFAFAQDFSTMGGSLGEMHAAKIVKCQERALSAGCPIVGLNDSGGARIQEAVDSLAGYGRIFYRNTMASGIIPQISAIMGPSAGGAVYSPALMDFIYMVNKEYAQMFITGPQVVKAVMGEEVTAMELGGAMTHNTKSGVAHFVAESDEDCIDQIKKLLSYLPLNNREKPPVVACTDPVDRMEEKLNTIVPEASNRPYDMKRVIKMVVDNGEIYESQALYAMNMITCFARMNGQPVGIIANQPAVLAGCLDINSSDKASRFIRFCDCFNLPILTFVDVPGYLPGTAQEYGGIIRHGAKMLYVYPEATVPKITIVLRKAYGGSYLGMCSGQTGADVVMAWPSAEIAVMGAEGAAKIIFRKEDPESLKKKTQEYIDNFATPYQAARHGLIEHVIEPKETRPMIIKALKMLENKREDRPWKKHGNIPL, from the coding sequence ATGAGGGCCCGCGAGCAGAAGATCGAGCTCGGCGGAGGCGCCAAGGCCCTCGAAAAGGTAAAGGCCACGGGGCGGCTGACGGCCCGCGAGAGGCTTGCGCGTCTCTTCGACGCGGGCAGCTTCGTGGAGATGGACAAGTTCGTCGAGCACCGCTGCACGAACTTCGGCATGGACAAGATGGAAGTCCCCGGCGAGGGCGTCGTGACGGGTTACGGGATGGTCAACGGCCGGACCGTGTTCGCCTTCGCACAGGACTTCAGCACCATGGGCGGCTCACTGGGCGAGATGCACGCCGCCAAGATCGTCAAGTGTCAGGAGCGTGCCCTGTCGGCGGGATGCCCCATCGTGGGCCTCAACGACTCGGGCGGCGCGCGGATCCAGGAGGCCGTCGACTCGCTGGCGGGCTACGGCCGGATCTTCTACCGCAACACCATGGCCTCGGGCATCATCCCCCAGATCAGCGCCATCATGGGCCCGTCGGCCGGCGGCGCCGTCTACTCGCCGGCACTCATGGACTTCATCTACATGGTCAACAAGGAATACGCCCAGATGTTCATCACGGGCCCGCAGGTCGTCAAGGCCGTCATGGGCGAGGAAGTGACGGCCATGGAGCTCGGCGGGGCCATGACGCACAACACGAAGAGCGGCGTGGCGCACTTCGTGGCCGAGAGCGACGAGGACTGCATCGACCAGATCAAGAAGCTCCTGAGCTACCTCCCCCTCAACAACCGCGAGAAGCCGCCCGTCGTCGCCTGCACCGACCCGGTCGACCGCATGGAGGAAAAGCTCAACACGATCGTCCCCGAGGCGAGCAACCGACCCTACGACATGAAGCGGGTCATCAAGATGGTCGTGGACAACGGCGAGATCTACGAGAGCCAGGCCCTCTACGCCATGAACATGATCACCTGCTTCGCCCGGATGAACGGCCAGCCCGTGGGCATCATCGCCAACCAGCCGGCGGTGCTTGCGGGGTGCCTCGACATCAACTCCTCCGACAAGGCCTCGCGGTTCATCCGGTTCTGCGACTGCTTCAACCTGCCGATCCTCACCTTCGTCGACGTGCCGGGCTACCTCCCGGGGACGGCGCAGGAGTACGGCGGCATCATCCGCCACGGCGCGAAGATGCTCTACGTCTACCCCGAGGCGACGGTGCCGAAGATCACGATCGTTCTGCGCAAGGCCTACGGCGGCTCCTACCTCGGCATGTGCTCCGGGCAGACGGGCGCTGACGTGGTCATGGCGTGGCCCTCGGCGGAGATCGCCGTCATGGGCGCCGAGGGGGCGGCCAAGATCATCTTCCGCAAGGAGGACCCCGAGAGCCTCAAGAAGAAGACGCAGGAGTACATCGACAACTTCGCAACCCCCTACCAGGCGGCGCGGCACGGCCTGATCGAGCACGTCATCGAGCCCAAGGAGACGAGGCCCATGATCATCAAGGCCCTCAAGATGCTCGAGAACAAGCGCGAAGACCGCCCCTGGAAGAAACACGGCAACATCCCTCTGTAG
- the mce gene encoding methylmalonyl-CoA epimerase: MKVTRLDHIGIAVKSIAESLKVYEAMGLKSVGVEEVAEQKVRVAFLPIGETEIELLESTAPDGPVAKYIEKNGEGIQHLALRVDNLEAALAEMKAKGVRLIDEKPRYGAGGAKIAFVHPRSTGGVLLELSERQ; encoded by the coding sequence ATGAAAGTTACCCGGTTGGATCACATCGGAATCGCGGTGAAGAGCATCGCCGAGTCCCTGAAGGTCTACGAGGCGATGGGCCTGAAATCCGTGGGCGTCGAGGAAGTGGCCGAGCAGAAGGTGCGCGTGGCGTTCCTCCCCATCGGCGAGACGGAGATCGAGCTGCTCGAGTCCACGGCGCCGGACGGACCCGTGGCCAAGTACATCGAGAAGAACGGTGAGGGGATCCAGCACCTGGCACTGCGCGTGGACAACCTCGAGGCGGCCCTCGCGGAGATGAAGGCCAAGGGCGTGCGGCTCATCGACGAGAAGCCCCGCTACGGCGCGGGCGGCGCGAAGATCGCCTTCGTGCACCCCCGCTCCACGGGCGGCGTGCTGCTCGAGCTCAGCGAGAGGCAGTAG
- the meaB gene encoding methylmalonyl Co-A mutase-associated GTPase MeaB gives MAQQTIDYYVQGVIGGNRLVMAKTITLIESVLPEHQEMARQVMDALLPHTGKAVRMGITGVPGAGKSTFIESFGTMLTERGHRVAVLAVDPSSPRTGGSILADKTRMEKLSVNERAFIRPSPSGGTLGGVARKTRETMMICEAAGYDVILVETVGVGQSEVAVASMVDFFLVLMIAGAGDELQGIKKGVLELADAITVNKADGDNVERAKLARAQYETAMHLLSPPSPDWSTPVLICSSLTGSGLPEIWETVLKHRKIMSDKGELERKRSEQARLWMWALVKEGLEEWFYKNAQVVNLLPLIEREVVSGKITATSGAARILSFLQNYSLTVT, from the coding sequence ATGGCGCAGCAGACGATTGACTACTACGTACAGGGCGTGATCGGCGGCAACCGGCTGGTCATGGCAAAGACGATCACGCTGATCGAGAGCGTCCTGCCCGAGCACCAGGAGATGGCCCGGCAGGTCATGGACGCCCTGCTCCCCCACACGGGGAAGGCCGTCCGCATGGGGATCACGGGCGTGCCCGGCGCCGGCAAGAGCACCTTCATCGAGAGCTTCGGCACGATGCTCACGGAGAGGGGCCACCGGGTGGCCGTGCTGGCCGTGGACCCCAGCAGCCCCCGCACGGGCGGCAGCATCCTGGCCGACAAGACCCGGATGGAGAAGCTCTCGGTGAACGAGCGGGCCTTCATCCGCCCCTCCCCCTCGGGGGGCACCCTCGGCGGGGTGGCCCGCAAGACCCGCGAGACCATGATGATCTGCGAGGCCGCGGGGTACGACGTCATCCTGGTGGAGACGGTGGGCGTGGGGCAGTCGGAGGTCGCCGTGGCCTCCATGGTGGACTTCTTCCTCGTGCTCATGATCGCCGGGGCCGGCGACGAGCTGCAGGGCATCAAGAAGGGCGTGCTGGAGCTGGCCGACGCCATCACGGTCAACAAGGCCGACGGTGACAACGTGGAGAGGGCCAAGCTCGCCCGGGCCCAGTATGAGACGGCCATGCACCTGCTCTCGCCGCCCTCGCCCGACTGGAGCACGCCGGTCCTGATCTGCAGCTCCCTGACGGGCAGCGGGCTCCCGGAGATCTGGGAGACGGTCCTGAAACACCGGAAGATCATGAGCGACAAGGGGGAGCTGGAGCGCAAGCGAAGCGAGCAGGCGCGCCTGTGGATGTGGGCCCTGGTGAAGGAAGGCCTCGAAGAGTGGTTCTACAAGAACGCGCAGGTCGTCAACCTGCTGCCCCTCATCGAGAGGGAAGTGGTCAGCGGGAAGATCACGGCCACGTCGGGGGCGGCGCGGATCCTCTCGTTTCTCCAGAACTACAGCTTAACCGTAACGTGA
- the scpA gene encoding methylmalonyl-CoA mutase: MAEHPQMKKWQELVAKELKGKPLESLNWETPEGITVKPIYTAEDLEGLDFVNTLSGMPPYVRGPVASMYANQPWTIRQYAGFATAKESNAFYRRNLAAGQTGLSVAFDLATHRGYDSDHPRVAGDVGKAGVAIDSVEDMKVLFDGIPLDKVTVSMTMNGAVLPILAGYIVAAEEQGVKQEQLAGTIQNDILKEFLTRNTYIYPPQPSMRIVSDIIAYCSKHMPRYNTISISGYHIMEAGANSVLQTAFTLADGKQYIRAAIDAGLHIDEFAPRLSFFFGVGMNFFMEIAMLRAARYLWHKTVSEFNPKNPRSTVLRTHVQTSGWSLTEQDPYNNIIRTTLEALAAALGGTQSLHTNSFDEAISLPTDFSARIARNTQIIIQEESQICHVVDPLGGSYYVEALTGAIIREAKKIMDEIEALGGMARAIETGMPKLRIEESAARRQARIDQGKDVIVGVNKYRIPEPPAVEVLEVPNTVRDEQIARIKELKAKRDNAAVKKALEEITAVAEKGGNLLEASIKAIRLRATVGEVSDAMEKVFGRYVATTRMISGVYSSEYGESDVIKSLQKRTENFLKQTGRRPRMLVTKMGQDGHDRGIKVVATAFADLGFDIDISPMFQTPEEAAKMAIENDVHIVGASSLTAGHKTLVPELIRKLKEMGGEEILVIAGGVIPPTDYDFLYKAGVVGIFGPGTSIPESADKVLSLLENKYLKKAA, encoded by the coding sequence ATGGCTGAACACCCCCAGATGAAGAAGTGGCAGGAACTGGTCGCAAAGGAACTCAAGGGAAAGCCCCTGGAGTCTCTCAACTGGGAGACGCCCGAGGGCATCACCGTGAAGCCCATCTACACGGCGGAAGACCTGGAGGGGCTGGACTTCGTCAACACCCTCTCCGGCATGCCCCCCTACGTCCGCGGCCCCGTGGCCTCCATGTACGCCAACCAGCCCTGGACGATCCGCCAGTATGCCGGGTTCGCCACGGCCAAGGAATCGAACGCCTTCTATAGGCGGAATCTGGCCGCCGGGCAGACGGGCCTCTCCGTCGCCTTCGACCTGGCCACGCACCGCGGCTACGACTCCGACCACCCGCGCGTGGCCGGCGACGTGGGCAAGGCCGGCGTGGCGATCGACTCCGTCGAGGACATGAAGGTCCTCTTCGACGGCATCCCCCTGGACAAGGTCACCGTTTCGATGACGATGAACGGTGCCGTTCTCCCGATCCTCGCGGGCTACATCGTGGCCGCCGAGGAGCAGGGCGTCAAGCAGGAGCAGCTCGCGGGCACGATCCAGAACGACATCCTCAAGGAGTTCCTCACCCGCAACACCTACATCTACCCGCCCCAGCCCTCCATGCGGATCGTCTCGGACATCATCGCCTACTGCTCGAAGCACATGCCGCGCTACAACACGATCTCCATCAGCGGCTACCACATCATGGAGGCGGGCGCCAACTCGGTGCTGCAGACGGCCTTCACGCTCGCCGACGGCAAGCAGTACATCCGCGCGGCCATCGACGCCGGGCTCCACATCGACGAGTTCGCCCCGCGGCTCTCCTTCTTCTTCGGCGTGGGCATGAACTTCTTCATGGAGATCGCCATGCTGCGGGCGGCCCGCTACCTGTGGCACAAGACGGTCAGTGAGTTCAACCCGAAGAACCCCCGCTCCACCGTGCTGCGCACCCACGTGCAGACCTCCGGCTGGAGCCTCACGGAGCAGGACCCGTACAACAACATCATCCGCACGACCCTCGAGGCCCTCGCGGCGGCGCTGGGCGGCACCCAGTCGCTCCACACGAACTCCTTCGACGAGGCCATCAGCCTGCCGACGGACTTCTCGGCCCGCATCGCCCGCAACACCCAGATCATCATCCAGGAGGAGTCCCAGATCTGCCACGTGGTGGACCCCCTGGGAGGCTCCTACTACGTCGAGGCCCTCACGGGCGCCATCATCCGCGAGGCCAAGAAGATCATGGACGAGATCGAGGCCCTCGGCGGCATGGCCCGCGCCATCGAGACGGGCATGCCGAAGCTCCGCATCGAGGAGTCGGCGGCGCGCCGCCAGGCCCGGATCGACCAGGGCAAGGACGTCATCGTCGGCGTCAACAAGTACCGCATCCCGGAGCCGCCCGCCGTGGAGGTGCTCGAGGTGCCCAACACGGTCCGTGACGAGCAGATCGCCCGGATCAAGGAACTCAAGGCGAAGCGCGACAACGCCGCCGTGAAGAAGGCCCTCGAGGAGATCACGGCCGTGGCCGAGAAGGGCGGCAACCTCCTCGAGGCCTCCATCAAGGCCATCCGCCTGCGCGCCACCGTGGGCGAGGTGAGCGACGCCATGGAGAAGGTCTTCGGCCGCTACGTGGCCACCACCCGGATGATCTCCGGCGTCTACTCCTCCGAGTACGGCGAGAGCGACGTGATCAAGAGCCTGCAGAAGCGGACGGAGAACTTCCTCAAGCAGACGGGCCGGCGGCCCCGGATGCTCGTGACCAAGATGGGCCAGGACGGCCACGACCGCGGCATCAAGGTCGTCGCCACGGCCTTCGCGGACCTGGGGTTCGACATCGACATCAGCCCGATGTTCCAGACTCCCGAGGAGGCCGCCAAGATGGCCATCGAGAACGACGTCCACATCGTGGGGGCCTCGAGCCTCACGGCCGGCCACAAGACCCTGGTGCCGGAGCTGATCCGGAAGCTCAAGGAGATGGGCGGCGAGGAGATCCTCGTGATTGCCGGCGGCGTCATCCCCCCGACGGACTACGACTTCCTCTACAAGGCGGGCGTCGTCGGGATCTTCGGGCCGGGCACCTCGATTCCGGAGTCGGCGGACAAGGTGCTCTCCCTGCTGGAGAACAAGTACCTGAAGAAGGCGGCATAG
- a CDS encoding CoA transferase — MPRALEGIRVIDLSHVLAAPTTTMILADLGAEVIHVEPPHGDDAREFGPFAGEVDKNHSGYFISLNRNKKGIVLNLKHQKAKDILIEMIKKADVVVENFRPTTMKKMGLHWEDLKKINPRIIYCSICGFGHDSLPEYAERPSYDMVAQAYSGLMSITGPEGGPPCRVGSSVGDIISGMQAAIGILAALRYREKSGRGQHVDISMIDSLYSTLENAVVRYTLKGEIPGPLGGIHPSITPFQGYKTKDGSYIIAAIGTDALFVRFAKVIGRPDLPEDERFKTNPLRTKNRKALNEILEPIMASKTTPEWEVIFKKEGLPYSPINNLKQISEDPHIAYRKMLAEIDQPRVGKMRIANSPIKMTETPGEVYAPAPLLGQHTDEVLKSLLGYSDETLEQLKKEGIINASY; from the coding sequence ATGCCACGAGCGCTGGAAGGTATCCGAGTCATTGACCTGAGTCACGTGCTGGCGGCCCCCACGACGACGATGATTCTCGCCGACCTCGGGGCCGAGGTCATCCACGTCGAGCCGCCCCATGGGGACGACGCCCGCGAGTTCGGGCCTTTTGCCGGGGAGGTGGACAAGAACCACAGCGGCTACTTCATCAGCCTCAACCGCAACAAGAAAGGGATCGTGCTGAACCTCAAGCACCAGAAGGCCAAGGACATCCTGATCGAGATGATCAAGAAGGCCGACGTGGTCGTGGAGAACTTCCGGCCCACGACGATGAAGAAGATGGGCCTGCACTGGGAGGACCTGAAGAAGATCAATCCGAGAATCATCTATTGCTCCATCTGCGGCTTCGGTCACGACTCGCTGCCCGAGTACGCCGAGAGGCCCTCCTATGACATGGTGGCCCAGGCCTACAGCGGGCTCATGAGCATCACCGGGCCCGAGGGCGGCCCGCCCTGCCGGGTGGGGTCCTCCGTAGGCGACATCATCTCTGGGATGCAGGCCGCGATCGGCATCCTGGCGGCCCTGCGGTACCGGGAGAAGTCGGGACGGGGCCAGCACGTCGACATCTCCATGATCGACAGCCTCTACTCCACGCTCGAAAACGCCGTCGTCCGCTACACGCTGAAGGGGGAAATCCCCGGGCCCCTCGGAGGGATCCACCCCTCGATCACCCCGTTCCAGGGCTACAAGACGAAGGACGGCTCCTACATCATCGCCGCCATCGGGACCGACGCCCTTTTCGTCCGCTTCGCGAAGGTGATCGGCAGGCCTGACCTGCCCGAGGACGAGCGGTTCAAGACCAACCCCCTGCGGACGAAGAACCGCAAGGCCCTCAACGAGATCCTCGAGCCGATCATGGCCTCGAAGACCACGCCGGAATGGGAGGTCATCTTCAAGAAGGAGGGGCTGCCCTACTCGCCGATCAACAACTTGAAGCAGATCAGCGAGGACCCCCACATCGCCTACCGGAAGATGCTCGCCGAGATCGACCAGCCCCGCGTGGGCAAGATGCGGATCGCCAACTCGCCCATCAAAATGACCGAGACGCCCGGCGAGGTCTACGCGCCGGCACCGCTTCTGGGACAGCACACCGACGAGGTCCTGAAGTCGCTCCTGGGCTACAGCGACGAGACGCTCGAACAGCTCAAGAAGGAAGGCATCATCAACGCGAGTTACTAG